From the Leptolyngbya sp. O-77 genome, one window contains:
- a CDS encoding TatA/E family twin arginine-targeting protein translocase, translating to MNIFGIGLPEMAVIMILALLIFGPKKLPEIGRSLGKAIKGFQDASREFQEEFKKEAEQIEKTISQPMEAKLEPPAQKVLSATEAVEPTDAEVITPVEEDAASPSQPG from the coding sequence GTGAACATCTTTGGAATTGGTCTGCCAGAAATGGCGGTAATTATGATTCTGGCACTGCTGATCTTTGGCCCGAAAAAACTGCCAGAGATTGGGCGCAGCTTGGGCAAGGCGATCAAGGGCTTTCAGGATGCGTCTCGCGAGTTTCAGGAAGAGTTTAAGAAAGAAGCAGAGCAAATCGAGAAAACCATCAGCCAACCGATGGAAGCCAAGCTAGAGCCGCCCGCACAAAAGGTTCTCTCGGCAACTGAGGCAGTGGAGCCGACGGATGCTGAAGTGATCACGCCCGTCGAAGAAGATGCCGCCAGCCCCTCCCAACCCGGCTAG
- a CDS encoding ribonuclease J — translation MSQNDQNSALKIIPLGGLHEIGKNTCVFEYADEIVLLDAGLAFPTDGMHGVNIVLPDTTYLRENRQKIKGMIVTHGHEDHIGGIPFHLKQFDIPVMYGPRLAMALLEDKLEEAGVADRTELRTVRPREMVRIGKYFLVEYIRNTHSIADSFSVAIHTPLGVVIHTGDFKFDHTPVDGEYFDIQRLAEHGEKGVLCLISDSTNSEVPGHTPSERSVFPNLDRHFSQAKGRLIVTTFASSVHRVNMILELAKKHGRVVSVLGRSMLNVIAHARKLGYIQCEDDLFVPLNMANKMPDENVLILSTGSQGEPMAAMTRIANREHKQIQIRKGDTVIFSANPIPGNTIAVVNTIDKLMMQGANVIYGRDKGIHVSGHGAQEDQKLMLALTRPKFFLPVHGEHRMLVKHAETAQSMGIPAENMVIIDNGDVVELTQDSIRVAGKVPSGIELVDSSRSGVVHQRVLKERQQLAEDGVVTIAATIGWNGELVSVPAIHLRGVVTSVEKSRLERSVVQTLETVLSDRWKEVTHNFGDGEIDVDWTKLQATLEAELRRQLRREFQRSPLLVFLMQTPIKPVSVSNGTRRLEAEKVAS, via the coding sequence ATGAGTCAAAACGACCAAAACTCCGCCCTCAAAATTATTCCTTTGGGAGGGCTTCATGAAATTGGTAAAAACACCTGTGTGTTTGAGTATGCCGATGAAATTGTGCTGCTAGATGCGGGTCTAGCGTTTCCCACAGACGGGATGCACGGCGTAAATATCGTGCTACCTGACACCACGTACCTGCGCGAAAATCGCCAGAAAATCAAGGGCATGATTGTCACGCATGGACACGAAGATCACATCGGCGGCATTCCCTTTCATCTCAAGCAGTTTGACATTCCGGTAATGTACGGGCCACGTCTGGCAATGGCGCTGCTAGAAGACAAGCTGGAAGAAGCAGGGGTTGCCGATCGCACGGAACTACGCACCGTTCGCCCCCGTGAAATGGTGCGGATTGGCAAATATTTCCTGGTAGAGTATATCCGCAATACCCACTCCATTGCGGATAGTTTCAGCGTGGCAATCCACACCCCCTTGGGCGTTGTGATTCATACCGGAGACTTCAAATTTGATCATACGCCTGTGGATGGCGAATACTTCGATATTCAGCGTCTTGCAGAGCATGGCGAGAAGGGTGTCCTGTGCCTAATTAGCGACTCGACCAACTCAGAGGTACCCGGACACACGCCATCTGAGCGCTCCGTTTTTCCCAATCTCGATCGCCACTTTAGTCAGGCAAAGGGACGGCTGATTGTCACCACCTTTGCTTCGTCGGTGCATCGGGTTAACATGATTTTGGAACTGGCGAAAAAACATGGGCGCGTCGTGTCGGTGTTGGGGCGTTCGATGCTCAACGTCATTGCCCACGCCCGAAAACTGGGCTACATCCAGTGCGAGGACGATTTGTTTGTGCCGCTCAATATGGCCAACAAAATGCCCGATGAGAACGTGCTGATTTTGAGTACGGGGTCCCAGGGTGAACCGATGGCTGCGATGACCCGGATTGCTAATCGGGAGCACAAGCAGATCCAGATCCGAAAAGGGGATACGGTGATCTTTTCGGCGAACCCGATTCCTGGCAACACCATCGCTGTCGTCAACACGATCGACAAGCTGATGATGCAGGGGGCAAACGTGATTTATGGCCGTGACAAGGGCATCCACGTTTCGGGACACGGCGCACAGGAAGACCAGAAGCTCATGCTGGCGCTGACCCGACCGAAATTCTTCCTGCCCGTTCATGGCGAACATCGAATGCTCGTCAAGCACGCGGAAACCGCCCAGAGCATGGGCATTCCCGCCGAGAATATGGTGATTATTGACAATGGGGACGTGGTGGAACTGACCCAGGACAGCATTCGAGTAGCGGGTAAAGTGCCGTCGGGAATTGAACTGGTGGATTCTTCACGCTCTGGTGTGGTGCATCAGCGCGTGCTGAAGGAGCGGCAGCAGCTTGCGGAAGATGGCGTGGTGACCATCGCCGCGACGATTGGCTGGAATGGCGAGCTGGTGTCTGTGCCTGCAATCCACTTGCGGGGGGTAGTGACCTCCGTCGAGAAATCTCGACTGGAGCGCTCTGTGGTGCAAACCTTAGAAACCGTGCTGAGCGATCGCTGGAAAGAAGTAACGCACAACTTTGGCGATGGCGAAATTGACGTGGACTGGACGAAGCTACAGGCGACGCTGGAAGCCGAACTGCGCCGACAGTTGCGCCGCGAGTTTCAACGGAGTCCGCTACTGGTGTTTTTGATGCAAACGCCAATTAAGCCCGTTTCTGTGTCCAACGGCACTCGCCGGCTAGAGGCAGAAAAGGTGGCTTCTTAG
- a CDS encoding CHASE2 domain-containing protein — protein sequence MLLRQANRLKSKSLSNLQRGSHRLWRERRIWLTAIAVAGGVLGLRWLGGLQFLELAALDRAFRLRPADPVDERIVIVGISDTDIQNLRDWPISDRVMANLLRQIQSYQPRAIGLDIYREFSVGEGGDELKAVFRTTPNLIGIEKIADSTSPGVEPPKLLKQAGQVGFNNVVTDIDNRVRRVILYWGVNGELRRSFALKLALLYLQDWGISTQPAPDNPAEVQLGQSVLRRLGRNDGGYVRADDGGYQILANTRSSSYRTVSLTEVLNGKVDPALMRDRIVLIGSTAESLNDFFFNSYSREMNGTVQRIPGVALHANFVSQLLDAALKGRSPLQVWISPLEWIWILGWSLMGAGMSWRFRHPAKLALSFLGASSLLLGSCYLAFLQGWWIPLVPPLLALVGSGSVMTSYIAYLKEELKKSKEFLSSVIHTIPDPVFVKDRQGRWIVLNEAFCRFVGYPLETLLDKTDHDIFPPHQANFLRQHDERVFETGIDSESEEEFTSADGAHYLTATKRSLHKDAAGNTFLVGVIRDITQRKQMEEELRRTAAELVRSNAELKQAQYHLQHLAYHDSLTGLPNRQLLCDRLLQSLLWAQEHDQLVAVLFLDLDGFKHINDTYGHAMGNLLLKAVAQRLSRCLRNSDTVARFGGDEFVVLLPAIPNMQDVTRVAEKILDTLSQSFALEGESILVTTSIGISLYPTHGDDPETLLKQADLAMYQAKQAGKRQYALPVEVEKRAS from the coding sequence ATGTTGCTGCGTCAAGCAAACCGTCTGAAGTCAAAATCGTTGTCTAACCTCCAGCGGGGCAGCCATCGGCTGTGGCGAGAGCGGCGTATCTGGCTGACGGCGATCGCCGTGGCAGGTGGCGTGCTGGGGCTGCGCTGGCTGGGTGGGCTGCAATTTTTGGAACTGGCAGCGCTGGATCGCGCCTTTCGCCTGCGTCCAGCCGATCCCGTGGATGAGCGCATCGTCATCGTTGGCATCAGCGATACCGATATCCAAAACCTGCGTGACTGGCCCATTTCCGATCGGGTCATGGCCAATCTGCTGCGGCAAATTCAGTCTTACCAGCCCCGCGCCATTGGACTGGACATCTACCGCGAATTTTCGGTTGGCGAAGGCGGCGACGAACTCAAGGCAGTGTTTCGCACCACGCCAAATCTCATCGGCATTGAGAAAATCGCTGACTCGACGAGTCCGGGTGTAGAGCCGCCCAAACTGCTAAAGCAAGCGGGGCAAGTAGGGTTTAACAATGTCGTAACCGATATCGACAACCGGGTGCGGCGGGTGATTTTGTATTGGGGCGTGAACGGTGAACTGCGCCGCAGCTTTGCGCTGAAGCTGGCGCTACTGTATCTGCAAGACTGGGGCATCAGCACCCAGCCCGCGCCCGACAACCCTGCCGAGGTGCAACTGGGGCAGTCGGTGTTGCGACGGCTGGGGCGCAACGATGGCGGCTATGTGCGGGCCGACGATGGGGGCTATCAAATTCTGGCGAATACGCGCAGCTCTAGCTACCGCACGGTGTCGCTGACTGAAGTGCTAAACGGCAAGGTCGATCCGGCGCTGATGCGCGATCGCATCGTGCTGATTGGCTCCACCGCCGAAAGCCTGAATGATTTCTTTTTTAACTCCTATAGCCGGGAAATGAACGGCACCGTGCAGCGCATTCCTGGAGTAGCGCTCCATGCTAACTTCGTCAGCCAACTGTTGGATGCAGCGCTAAAGGGGCGATCGCCCTTACAGGTTTGGATCTCCCCATTGGAATGGATCTGGATTTTGGGCTGGTCGCTGATGGGTGCAGGGATGAGCTGGCGATTTCGCCACCCCGCCAAGCTGGCCCTTTCCTTCCTGGGTGCCAGCAGCCTTTTATTGGGCAGTTGCTACCTCGCATTTCTTCAGGGCTGGTGGATTCCGCTGGTGCCGCCCCTGCTGGCGCTGGTGGGGTCTGGCAGTGTGATGACCAGCTACATTGCCTACCTCAAAGAGGAACTGAAAAAATCTAAAGAGTTTCTCAGTTCTGTTATCCACACGATTCCCGACCCGGTGTTTGTCAAAGATCGCCAAGGGCGGTGGATTGTGCTAAATGAGGCCTTCTGCCGCTTTGTGGGCTATCCGCTTGAAACGCTGCTCGACAAAACCGACCACGACATTTTCCCGCCTCACCAGGCCAATTTCCTGCGGCAGCACGATGAGCGGGTATTTGAAACGGGCATCGACAGCGAGAGCGAGGAGGAATTTACCAGCGCTGACGGGGCGCATTATCTGACGGCGACGAAGCGATCGCTCCACAAAGACGCTGCGGGCAATACCTTCCTGGTGGGCGTGATTCGAGACATCACCCAGCGCAAGCAGATGGAAGAAGAACTGCGCCGCACCGCTGCGGAATTGGTGCGCTCTAACGCCGAGCTAAAGCAGGCGCAATATCACCTGCAACATCTGGCTTACCACGATAGCCTGACAGGATTGCCCAATCGCCAACTACTGTGCGATCGCCTCTTGCAATCACTCCTTTGGGCCCAAGAACATGACCAGCTTGTGGCAGTTCTGTTCCTGGATCTGGACGGCTTCAAGCACATCAACGATACCTACGGCCACGCAATGGGCAATTTGCTGCTCAAAGCCGTGGCTCAGCGCCTCTCGCGCTGCCTGCGAAATAGCGACACCGTAGCCCGGTTTGGCGGCGACGAATTTGTGGTGCTGCTACCGGCCATTCCCAATATGCAAGACGTGACCCGCGTTGCCGAAAAGATTCTCGATACGCTATCCCAAAGCTTTGCGCTAGAAGGCGAGTCAATTCTAGTCACCACGAGCATCGGCATCAGCCTCTACCCCACCCACGGCGACGACCCCGAAACCCTGCTCAAGCAAGCAGACCTGGCCATGTATCAGGCTAAGCAGGCTGGCAAGCGGCAGTATGCGCTGCCTGTAGAGGTGGAGAAGAGAGCGTCGTAA
- a CDS encoding FAD-binding oxidoreductase produces MSKFVPSLQSLVGAEQLSVWETVAPALKAQLSQAIAPGGIPECIVEPDSPAQLAAVVKALHAQKGRSLPFGAGTKLHWGGVSDSIQVGISTARMSQLIDHAAGDLTVTAQAGMRLSDLQAHLAQQNQFLPLNPSYSDAATLGGIIATADSGSLRHRYGGVRDLLIGITFVRADGEIARAGGRVVKNVAGYDLMKLFTGSWGTLGILTEVTFRVYPLPEASKTLVLTGEREAIARVTQALLSSALTPVAVELVAPVTMQHLGHTGLGLVVQFQGLAVSLDAQATQFRQFAQAAALIESTYTDAAEASLWQTLQALWETAPSLTCKIGVLPNQAAATLEKIADQFPSLSYGTIYAGSGLGLLRFADPPSTSHLLDLRRLCEAQGGFLSLLSAPVDLKQQIDGWGYPGNALELMRGIKQQFDPDRLLSPGRFVGGI; encoded by the coding sequence ATGAGCAAATTTGTCCCCAGTCTCCAATCTCTGGTCGGCGCTGAGCAACTCTCGGTTTGGGAAACGGTCGCGCCAGCACTGAAGGCGCAACTGTCTCAGGCGATCGCCCCTGGTGGCATACCCGAATGCATTGTGGAGCCAGATTCGCCCGCCCAGCTTGCCGCTGTGGTGAAAGCATTGCACGCGCAAAAAGGGCGATCGCTCCCCTTCGGCGCGGGCACCAAGCTGCACTGGGGCGGCGTATCAGACAGCATACAGGTCGGCATCAGCACGGCCCGGATGAGCCAGCTCATCGACCACGCCGCCGGAGATCTCACCGTCACCGCGCAGGCCGGAATGCGGCTGTCCGACTTGCAGGCGCACCTGGCGCAGCAAAATCAGTTTTTGCCACTCAACCCGTCCTACAGCGACGCAGCCACCCTCGGCGGCATCATCGCTACTGCCGACAGCGGCTCCCTGCGCCATCGCTACGGCGGCGTGCGAGATTTACTGATTGGCATAACCTTTGTGCGGGCGGATGGCGAAATCGCTAGGGCGGGCGGGCGCGTGGTCAAAAACGTGGCGGGCTATGACCTGATGAAGCTGTTTACCGGTTCCTGGGGCACGCTGGGCATCCTTACAGAAGTCACCTTTCGCGTCTATCCCTTGCCCGAAGCCTCGAAAACGCTGGTGTTGACCGGAGAACGAGAGGCGATCGCCCGCGTCACCCAGGCACTCCTCTCCTCAGCGCTTACCCCAGTTGCGGTGGAACTGGTTGCCCCAGTCACGATGCAGCACCTGGGTCACACCGGGCTGGGACTGGTCGTGCAGTTTCAGGGTCTTGCCGTTTCGCTAGATGCCCAGGCCACCCAGTTCCGCCAGTTTGCCCAGGCCGCCGCTCTCATCGAGTCCACCTACACCGACGCTGCTGAGGCATCCTTGTGGCAAACATTGCAAGCTCTGTGGGAGACCGCTCCTTCCCTTACCTGCAAAATTGGAGTCTTGCCCAATCAGGCCGCCGCAACCCTGGAAAAAATTGCCGACCAGTTTCCCTCGCTGTCCTACGGCACGATTTACGCAGGCAGCGGACTGGGGCTGCTGCGGTTCGCTGACCCGCCCAGCACCAGCCACCTGCTTGATCTGCGCCGTCTCTGCGAAGCCCAGGGTGGCTTCCTCTCCCTCCTGTCCGCCCCCGTTGACCTGAAACAGCAGATCGACGGGTGGGGCTATCCTGGCAATGCCCTTGAACTGATGCGCGGCATTAAGCAGCAGTTCGATCCAGACAGGCTGCTGAGTCCGGGGCGGTTTGTCGGCGGTATTTGA
- a CDS encoding response regulator transcription factor, which translates to MKRILIVDDDVTLRTALTRYLQNQGYLVQEARSGLEGLTLFEQHPPDLVVSDVLMPEMDGLEFCRRLRASRTGQLVPFIFLSSRKEVDDRVQGHQMGADDYLAKPFEPKELVAKIEAQLERSRRIHSEIVRLMQQSVSVSAAGGDRPATPTPLPLTPAEEKVFAEVIQGYTNKQIGERLFVSPRTVQTHLSNILSKLELENRSQLIRYAYERGYQPPESAEE; encoded by the coding sequence ATGAAACGCATTTTGATCGTAGATGACGACGTAACGTTGCGGACAGCGCTCACCCGATACCTGCAAAATCAGGGCTACTTGGTGCAGGAAGCCCGTTCTGGGCTGGAAGGGTTGACCTTGTTTGAGCAGCATCCGCCCGATCTGGTGGTGTCGGATGTGCTAATGCCAGAAATGGACGGGCTAGAGTTTTGCCGCCGCTTGCGGGCCAGCCGCACGGGTCAACTTGTTCCTTTTATCTTTCTCTCTAGCCGCAAGGAAGTGGACGACCGGGTGCAGGGTCACCAGATGGGCGCAGACGACTATCTGGCAAAACCCTTTGAGCCGAAGGAGCTAGTCGCAAAGATTGAGGCGCAACTGGAGCGATCGCGCCGGATTCACTCCGAAATTGTGCGGCTGATGCAGCAGTCGGTCAGTGTTAGCGCTGCGGGGGGCGATCGCCCTGCCACGCCGACCCCCCTTCCCCTCACGCCAGCGGAGGAAAAGGTGTTTGCCGAAGTGATCCAGGGCTATACCAACAAGCAAATTGGCGAGCGCCTCTTTGTCAGCCCGCGCACGGTGCAAACTCATCTCAGCAATATTCTCAGCAAGCTGGAGCTAGAAAACCGTTCGCAGCTCATCCGCTATGCCTACGAGCGGGGGTATCAGCCGCCGGAGTCCGCAGAAGAGTGA
- a CDS encoding M1 family metallopeptidase has protein sequence MSQSFRRTIHQSVYQSVYATALDNNGYRSFELPGARPHYNPDRPGQVEHIALDLDLDLAHQRYGGTCAIRLNPVRNGIERLALDAVKLDIHSVKAGKHKLHFDYDGEQLQVSLKDPTRSGKPITLEITYSNDHPQRGLYFIAPDQHYPQKPVQVWTQGEDEDSRFWFPCFDYPGQLATSEIRVRVPKHLLAISNGELLETIEDGDSKIYHWFQKEVHPTYLMTLAVGDFAELRDEWHGKPVTYYVEKGREDDARRSMGKTPQMIEFFSQTFGYAYPFPKYAQVCVDDFIFGGMENTSTTLLTDRCLIDERAAIDNRSTEALVAHELAHQWFGDLVVIKHWSHAWIKEGMASYSEVLWTEHEYTADDAAYYRLNEARSYISEDSGRYRRPIVTHVYREAIELYDRHLYEKGSCVYHMIRRELGDEEFFDAVRTFVNDNAHKTVETVDLLRAIEKATGRNLQFLFDQYVYRGGHPNYKVSYSWDSDSKLAKVTVVQTQATDGDTDLKSDLFDLKIPIGFGYAKEEEDKGKDKAAKPLATLKTFTVRIHEREQSFYFPLDEKPQFVSFDVGNHVLKEVTLDYGVAELKAQLKHDPDPVSRIYAAIALAKKGNLEAVKALGHALAHDPFWGVRAEVAAELASIKLDQSLEALLEGLKDADARVRRSVVEALAQIKTQESYKAIKTVAERGDPSYYVEAAALRSLGTVAASPLNGKSKEEKVIKLFREVLDTRAGWNETVRSGAIGGLSKLKESTAALELILDYTAMGTPQALRLAAIRALGQVSLGQEKPQVERILDRLGELSDESFFLTQVSVVMALGQMQTTRAATVLQSLADRTPDGRVRRIAEEAVQRVMKNAGQDQAVKKLQQELDQLKKDNQTLKSRLESLEAKAAKG, from the coding sequence ATGTCTCAGTCCTTTCGCCGCACGATCCATCAGTCTGTCTACCAATCTGTCTACGCCACCGCCCTAGATAATAATGGCTACCGCTCTTTCGAGTTGCCCGGTGCCCGACCCCACTACAACCCCGATCGCCCTGGACAGGTCGAGCATATTGCGCTAGATCTGGATCTCGATCTCGCCCACCAACGCTATGGCGGCACCTGCGCCATTCGGCTCAACCCAGTGCGAAACGGCATTGAGCGGCTGGCGCTGGATGCGGTCAAGCTAGACATTCATTCCGTCAAAGCAGGCAAGCACAAGCTGCACTTTGATTACGATGGCGAACAACTCCAAGTCTCCCTCAAAGACCCCACTCGCTCCGGCAAGCCCATCACACTAGAAATCACCTACAGCAACGACCACCCCCAGCGCGGACTTTACTTCATCGCACCCGACCAGCACTACCCCCAAAAGCCTGTGCAGGTATGGACTCAGGGCGAAGATGAAGACTCACGCTTCTGGTTTCCCTGTTTCGACTATCCGGGGCAACTCGCCACCAGCGAAATCCGCGTGCGTGTACCAAAACACCTGTTGGCAATTTCCAACGGCGAACTGCTGGAGACGATTGAAGACGGAGACAGCAAAATTTACCACTGGTTCCAAAAAGAGGTGCATCCCACCTATCTGATGACGCTGGCGGTGGGCGACTTTGCCGAGCTGCGCGACGAGTGGCACGGCAAACCCGTCACCTATTACGTCGAAAAAGGTCGGGAGGACGATGCCCGCCGCAGCATGGGCAAAACGCCCCAGATGATCGAGTTCTTTAGCCAGACCTTTGGCTATGCCTACCCCTTTCCCAAATATGCCCAGGTCTGCGTTGATGACTTTATCTTTGGCGGCATGGAAAATACATCCACCACGCTGCTCACCGACCGCTGCCTGATCGACGAACGCGCCGCCATCGACAACCGCAGCACCGAGGCGCTCGTGGCTCACGAACTGGCGCACCAGTGGTTTGGCGATTTGGTGGTGATTAAGCACTGGAGCCACGCCTGGATCAAAGAGGGCATGGCCTCCTATTCCGAAGTGCTGTGGACGGAGCATGAATACACCGCCGACGATGCCGCCTATTACCGGCTGAACGAAGCCCGCAGCTACATTTCTGAAGACAGCGGCCGCTATCGTCGTCCGATTGTGACCCACGTTTATCGGGAGGCGATCGAGCTATACGATCGCCATCTTTATGAAAAAGGCTCCTGTGTATATCACATGATCCGTCGGGAGTTGGGGGATGAAGAATTCTTCGATGCAGTTCGCACCTTTGTCAACGACAATGCCCACAAGACTGTGGAAACGGTTGACCTGCTGCGGGCAATCGAGAAGGCGACCGGGCGCAATTTGCAATTTTTGTTCGATCAATATGTCTATCGCGGCGGACATCCCAATTATAAGGTGTCCTATAGCTGGGATAGCGACAGCAAGCTGGCAAAGGTAACGGTGGTGCAAACCCAGGCAACCGACGGCGACACCGATCTCAAGAGCGACTTGTTTGACCTAAAAATCCCCATTGGCTTTGGCTATGCCAAAGAGGAAGAGGACAAAGGTAAGGACAAGGCGGCCAAACCCTTGGCGACGCTCAAAACCTTCACCGTGCGGATTCATGAGCGGGAACAGTCCTTCTATTTTCCGCTCGACGAAAAGCCGCAGTTCGTCAGCTTTGATGTCGGCAACCACGTTTTGAAAGAGGTGACGCTGGACTATGGCGTGGCAGAGCTAAAGGCGCAGTTGAAGCATGATCCTGACCCGGTTTCTCGGATCTATGCGGCGATCGCCCTTGCCAAAAAAGGCAATCTGGAAGCCGTGAAAGCCCTGGGTCACGCCTTGGCGCACGATCCGTTTTGGGGCGTGCGGGCAGAGGTGGCCGCAGAACTGGCTTCAATCAAGCTGGATCAATCGCTAGAGGCACTGCTAGAAGGGCTAAAGGATGCCGATGCGCGAGTGCGACGGTCGGTCGTCGAAGCGTTAGCCCAGATAAAAACCCAGGAGAGCTATAAGGCAATTAAAACCGTAGCCGAGAGGGGCGACCCCAGCTACTACGTAGAGGCCGCAGCGCTGCGATCGCTCGGCACGGTGGCTGCCAGCCCGCTCAACGGCAAGTCCAAAGAAGAAAAGGTAATCAAACTGTTTCGAGAGGTGCTGGACACCCGTGCCGGGTGGAACGAAACGGTTCGCAGTGGGGCAATCGGCGGCTTGAGCAAGCTGAAAGAATCGACAGCGGCGCTGGAGCTAATTTTGGACTACACGGCGATGGGCACACCCCAGGCGCTCCGACTGGCCGCAATTCGGGCGCTGGGGCAGGTATCCCTTGGGCAAGAAAAGCCCCAAGTCGAGCGTATTCTCGATCGGCTGGGGGAACTCTCGGACGAGTCCTTCTTCTTGACTCAGGTGTCCGTAGTCATGGCCCTGGGGCAAATGCAAACCACCCGCGCCGCCACAGTGCTGCAATCGCTGGCAGACCGCACCCCCGATGGTCGCGTCCGCCGTATTGCCGAAGAAGCCGTGCAGCGGGTGATGAAAAATGCGGGTCAGGATCAGGCTGTAAAGAAACTTCAACAAGAGCTGGATCAGCTCAAGAAGGACAATCAAACGCTCAAGAGCCGTTTGGAAAGTTTGGAGGCAAAGGCGGCGAAGGGATAG
- a CDS encoding NADP-dependent isocitrate dehydrogenase has product MYEKIIPPTEGSRITFENGEPTVPDNPIIPFIRGDGTGVDIWPAAQKVFDAAVAKAYSGQRQIVWFKVYAGDEACELYGTYQYLPEDTLTAIRDYGVAIKGPLTTPVGGGIRSLNVALRQIFDLYACIRPCKYYAGTPSPHKTPEKLDVVIYRENTEDIYLGIEWKQGSEGGDRLIKILNEDLIPATPEHGKKRIPLDSGIGIKPISKTGSQRLVRRAIRHALRLPKNKQMVTLVHKGNIMKYTEGAFRDWGYELATSEFRAECITERESWILGNKEKNPDLSIEDNARMIDPGYDALTAEKKAQICDEVQSVLDAIWDTHGSGQWKDKIMVNDRIADSIFQQIQTRPDEYSILATMNLNGDYLSDAAAAVVGGLGMGPGANIGDSAAIFEATHGTAPKHAGLDRINPGSVILSGVMMLEYMGWQEAADLIKQGIGGAISAGEVTYDLARLMEPPVEPLKCSEFADAIIRHF; this is encoded by the coding sequence ATGTATGAAAAAATTATTCCCCCAACCGAGGGTTCACGCATCACCTTTGAAAACGGCGAACCAACCGTACCCGACAACCCTATCATTCCCTTCATCCGAGGCGACGGCACAGGCGTAGACATTTGGCCCGCGGCTCAGAAGGTGTTTGATGCGGCCGTGGCAAAAGCCTATAGCGGGCAGCGCCAGATCGTCTGGTTCAAGGTGTATGCAGGCGACGAAGCTTGCGAACTCTACGGCACGTATCAATACCTGCCAGAAGACACGCTGACGGCGATTCGAGACTATGGCGTGGCCATCAAGGGCCCGCTGACGACACCCGTCGGCGGCGGTATTCGTTCGCTAAACGTCGCCCTGCGGCAAATTTTTGACCTGTATGCCTGCATTCGCCCCTGCAAATATTACGCAGGAACACCCTCGCCCCACAAAACGCCCGAAAAGCTAGATGTGGTTATCTATCGGGAGAATACCGAAGATATCTATCTCGGCATTGAGTGGAAACAGGGCAGTGAAGGGGGCGATCGCCTTATCAAGATCCTCAATGAAGACCTGATTCCCGCCACTCCCGAACACGGCAAAAAACGCATCCCCCTGGATTCGGGCATTGGCATCAAACCCATCAGCAAAACGGGTTCCCAGCGACTCGTGCGCCGCGCTATTCGCCACGCCCTGCGCCTGCCCAAAAATAAGCAGATGGTGACGCTGGTTCACAAGGGCAACATCATGAAATACACCGAAGGCGCATTCCGCGACTGGGGCTATGAACTGGCGACCAGCGAGTTTCGGGCCGAGTGCATTACAGAACGCGAATCCTGGATTTTGGGCAATAAGGAGAAAAATCCCGACCTCAGCATCGAAGACAACGCCCGCATGATCGATCCGGGCTATGACGCGCTGACGGCGGAGAAAAAAGCGCAAATCTGCGACGAGGTACAATCCGTCCTCGATGCCATCTGGGACACCCACGGCAGCGGCCAGTGGAAAGACAAAATTATGGTCAACGACCGCATCGCCGACAGCATCTTTCAGCAAATCCAGACGCGCCCCGATGAATATTCCATCCTGGCGACGATGAACCTGAACGGCGACTATCTCTCTGACGCGGCAGCGGCTGTCGTTGGCGGGCTGGGCATGGGCCCCGGCGCAAACATTGGCGACTCTGCTGCCATCTTCGAGGCGACCCACGGCACTGCGCCCAAGCACGCAGGGCTAGACCGCATCAACCCCGGCTCCGTCATCCTCTCCGGCGTAATGATGCTGGAGTATATGGGCTGGCAGGAAGCGGCCGACCTGATTAAGCAAGGCATCGGCGGCGCGATTTCGGCCGGCGAAGTCACTTACGACCTGGCCCGACTGATGGAGCCACCTGTCGAACCGCTAAAGTGTTCTGAGTTTGCCGATGCGATTATCCGTCATTTCTAA